A section of the Platichthys flesus chromosome 22, fPlaFle2.1, whole genome shotgun sequence genome encodes:
- the zdbf2 gene encoding DBF4-type zinc finger-containing protein 2 isoform X1, with amino-acid sequence MSHSSDGGDQKRAESSSRMWAESEPGPSRCQPSRQGYCGYCRVLYSSLEQHLSSLRHLDSVRTSSRCSAPSAATSCSKLTLLERFLQDVLQHHPHRYSDPRPSHADLPSISAPPLPRAELDELDTNFSDNDIWSLGNREQLLSSDDKSYQPTNQQDANSIHSQSEDRGVIQDGLYAPITDGEEKGAASTGHTHTQAPPPRPQASPSIHRKAHRKTNRRKTSVDSSTPSRGPGPLPHTHLSQGPGAAPGPRPPTDLGPWRNWLRDRREGFKDQAFSDLSNTLDQTIEEVIQMCCHGITSTSDQQEETESFHFSLPVSMETQSDDWDSPVQVRPAEGRDLGQLMDIQVRLDDQVYSHQLDSALHSKAGGGATQEQGFWALPIEQILPAPAFIPESFRGKTWAQIEQEDEEKVERLVGQFRRGRFVCYFDSESLARYGRRSQNIKGSGQNKAAELDSGVLPLLDADDDDSTYGQKGRRRGFRLASRCQVVKVSHGTQTVRLVIPAVRQPHPETPPTSFPAADQDAAERTPEGQMWRCLPASYSNIITPVQPRTSLVYLLCSPSGPAPTCPASPGSAPKRCRKKRRPLDLQGVKVKYKRLPFRFYDSTTNRILKNPPKGSPWCQGPAASAPPPPCVRQLFRSLSTDLNTDRAPVEGSAGSSRVKGHTSAETPFLLSTLSGDTVRRRSQTSKTPPPRPHNRSEQGRGGRKERTIPPPSKRRTRAQATPPSTKRQGLRRTGLSPASLTHCSPPRRGRGRRGRR; translated from the exons ATGTCTCACTCCTCTGACGGAG gtgaCCAGAAGAGGGCGGAGTCATCCAGCAG GATGTGGGCGGAGTCCGAGCCAGGTCCTTCCAGGTGCCAGCCGAGCAGACAGGGTTACTGTGGGTACTGCAGAGTCCTGTACAGCAGCCTGGAGCAG CACCTGTCCAGTCTCAGACACCTGGATTCAGTCAGGACGTCTTCCAGATGCTCCGCTCCCTCCGCCGCCACCAGCTGCAGTAAGCTGACACTGCTGGAGCGCTTCCTGCAGGACGTCCTGCAGCACCACCCGCACCGCTACAGCGACCCCAG gCCGTCTCATGCTGACCTCCCGTCTATCTCCGCCCCCCCACTCCCAAGGGCGGAGCTTGATGAACTAGATACTAATTTCTCTGATAACGACATCTGGTCACTGGGTAACAGAGAACAACTGCTGAGCTCCGATGACAAATCGTATCAACCGACCAATCAGCAGGACGCCAACAGCAtccacagccaatcagaagatAGAGGGGTAATCCAGGACGGACTGTATGCACCAATCACCGATGGTGAGGAGAAAGGGGCTGCCTCcacagggcacacacacactcaagctcCACCCCCACGGCCCCAGGCATCACCCTCCATCCACAGGAAAGctcacaggaaaacaaacaggaggaaaacCAGCGTAGACTCATCAACCCCCTCCAGGGGCCCCGGGCCCCTGCCACATACACACCTTAGCCAAGGGCCAGGGGCTGCACCTGGGCCACGCCCCCCCACAGACCTGGGGCCCTGGCGAAACTGGctgagggacaggagggaggggTTTAAAGACCAGGCGTTCTCTGACCTCAGCAACACCCTGGACCAAACCATCGAGGAG GTGATCCAGATGTGCTGCCATGGCATCACTTCCACCTCCgaccagcaggaggagacagaaagcTTCCACTTCAGCCTTCCTGTCTCCATGGAGACACAGAGCGATGACTGGGACTCACCTGTGCAGGTGAGACCGGCAGAGGGGCGGGACCTGGGTCAGCTGATGGACATCCAGGTGCGGCTTGATGACCAAGTGTACTCACACCAGCTTGACTCCGCCCTCCACAGTAAagcagggggcggggccacACAGGAACAGGGGTTCTGGGCTCTGCCCATCGAACAGATCTTGCCCGCCCCCGCGTTTATCCCAGAATCCTTCCGGGGGAAGACCTGGGCCCAGATcgagcaggaggacgaggagaaggtggagagaCTGGTCGGTCAGTTCAGACGAGGACGATTCGTTTGTTACTTCGACAGCGAGTCTCTGGCAAG GTACGGAAGGAGGAGCCAAAACATTAAGGGGAGTGGTCAGAACAAGGCAGCAGAGTTGGACTCTGGTGTCCTGCCCTTATTGGATGCTGATGACGATGACTCAACGTATGGGCAGAAGGGAAGGAGGCGGGGCTTCAGGTTGGCGTCTAGGTGTCAG GTGGTTAAAGTCAGTCATGGCACGCAGACGGTCAGATTGGTCATCCCAGCTGTCCGTCAACCACATCCGGAGACCCCGCCCACCAGTTTCCCTGCAGCCGATCaagatgcagcagagaggacacCTGAGGGGCAGATGTGGCGCTGCCTCCCTGCGTCGTACTCCAACATCATCACACCTGTGCAGCCTCGCACCTCACTTGTCTACCTGCTGTGTTCCCCTTCAGGCCCCGCCCCCACCTGCCCAGCTTCACCTGGCTCTGCCCCCAAACGTTGCAGGAAGAAGAGGCGTCCGCTGGACCTGCAGGGGGTAAAGGTCAAATACAAACGGCTTCCTTTCAGGTTCTACGACTCCACCACCAATCGCATCCTTAAGAACCCCCCCAAAGGCTCCCCATGGTGCCAAGGCCCCGCCGCCTCGGCCCCCCCGCCGCCTTGCGTCCGTCAGCTGTTTCGAAGTCTGAGTACAGACCTGAACACAGACAGAGCGCCGGTGGAGGGCTCAGCAGGGTCCtccagggtcaaaggtcacacttCAGCTGAAACCCCTTTTCTCCTGAGCACGCTCAGTGGAGATACAGTCAGGAGGCGGAGTCAGACATCTAAAACTCCGCCCCCCCGGCCTCACAACAGGTCAGagcaggggagaggggggaggaaggagaggacgaTTCCGCCACCCTCCAAAAGAAGAACCAGGGCTCAGGCCACACCCCCTTCAACTAAAAGACAAGGTCTGCGACGGACAGGCCTGAGCCCCGCCTCCCTGACCCACTGCTCCCCACCCCGACGAGGGAGAGGGCGGAGGGGGCGAAGGTAG
- the zdbf2 gene encoding DBF4-type zinc finger-containing protein 2 isoform X2 gives MWAESEPGPSRCQPSRQGYCGYCRVLYSSLEQHLSSLRHLDSVRTSSRCSAPSAATSCSKLTLLERFLQDVLQHHPHRYSDPRPSHADLPSISAPPLPRAELDELDTNFSDNDIWSLGNREQLLSSDDKSYQPTNQQDANSIHSQSEDRGVIQDGLYAPITDGEEKGAASTGHTHTQAPPPRPQASPSIHRKAHRKTNRRKTSVDSSTPSRGPGPLPHTHLSQGPGAAPGPRPPTDLGPWRNWLRDRREGFKDQAFSDLSNTLDQTIEEVIQMCCHGITSTSDQQEETESFHFSLPVSMETQSDDWDSPVQVRPAEGRDLGQLMDIQVRLDDQVYSHQLDSALHSKAGGGATQEQGFWALPIEQILPAPAFIPESFRGKTWAQIEQEDEEKVERLVGQFRRGRFVCYFDSESLARYGRRSQNIKGSGQNKAAELDSGVLPLLDADDDDSTYGQKGRRRGFRLASRCQVVKVSHGTQTVRLVIPAVRQPHPETPPTSFPAADQDAAERTPEGQMWRCLPASYSNIITPVQPRTSLVYLLCSPSGPAPTCPASPGSAPKRCRKKRRPLDLQGVKVKYKRLPFRFYDSTTNRILKNPPKGSPWCQGPAASAPPPPCVRQLFRSLSTDLNTDRAPVEGSAGSSRVKGHTSAETPFLLSTLSGDTVRRRSQTSKTPPPRPHNRSEQGRGGRKERTIPPPSKRRTRAQATPPSTKRQGLRRTGLSPASLTHCSPPRRGRGRRGRR, from the exons ATGTGGGCGGAGTCCGAGCCAGGTCCTTCCAGGTGCCAGCCGAGCAGACAGGGTTACTGTGGGTACTGCAGAGTCCTGTACAGCAGCCTGGAGCAG CACCTGTCCAGTCTCAGACACCTGGATTCAGTCAGGACGTCTTCCAGATGCTCCGCTCCCTCCGCCGCCACCAGCTGCAGTAAGCTGACACTGCTGGAGCGCTTCCTGCAGGACGTCCTGCAGCACCACCCGCACCGCTACAGCGACCCCAG gCCGTCTCATGCTGACCTCCCGTCTATCTCCGCCCCCCCACTCCCAAGGGCGGAGCTTGATGAACTAGATACTAATTTCTCTGATAACGACATCTGGTCACTGGGTAACAGAGAACAACTGCTGAGCTCCGATGACAAATCGTATCAACCGACCAATCAGCAGGACGCCAACAGCAtccacagccaatcagaagatAGAGGGGTAATCCAGGACGGACTGTATGCACCAATCACCGATGGTGAGGAGAAAGGGGCTGCCTCcacagggcacacacacactcaagctcCACCCCCACGGCCCCAGGCATCACCCTCCATCCACAGGAAAGctcacaggaaaacaaacaggaggaaaacCAGCGTAGACTCATCAACCCCCTCCAGGGGCCCCGGGCCCCTGCCACATACACACCTTAGCCAAGGGCCAGGGGCTGCACCTGGGCCACGCCCCCCCACAGACCTGGGGCCCTGGCGAAACTGGctgagggacaggagggaggggTTTAAAGACCAGGCGTTCTCTGACCTCAGCAACACCCTGGACCAAACCATCGAGGAG GTGATCCAGATGTGCTGCCATGGCATCACTTCCACCTCCgaccagcaggaggagacagaaagcTTCCACTTCAGCCTTCCTGTCTCCATGGAGACACAGAGCGATGACTGGGACTCACCTGTGCAGGTGAGACCGGCAGAGGGGCGGGACCTGGGTCAGCTGATGGACATCCAGGTGCGGCTTGATGACCAAGTGTACTCACACCAGCTTGACTCCGCCCTCCACAGTAAagcagggggcggggccacACAGGAACAGGGGTTCTGGGCTCTGCCCATCGAACAGATCTTGCCCGCCCCCGCGTTTATCCCAGAATCCTTCCGGGGGAAGACCTGGGCCCAGATcgagcaggaggacgaggagaaggtggagagaCTGGTCGGTCAGTTCAGACGAGGACGATTCGTTTGTTACTTCGACAGCGAGTCTCTGGCAAG GTACGGAAGGAGGAGCCAAAACATTAAGGGGAGTGGTCAGAACAAGGCAGCAGAGTTGGACTCTGGTGTCCTGCCCTTATTGGATGCTGATGACGATGACTCAACGTATGGGCAGAAGGGAAGGAGGCGGGGCTTCAGGTTGGCGTCTAGGTGTCAG GTGGTTAAAGTCAGTCATGGCACGCAGACGGTCAGATTGGTCATCCCAGCTGTCCGTCAACCACATCCGGAGACCCCGCCCACCAGTTTCCCTGCAGCCGATCaagatgcagcagagaggacacCTGAGGGGCAGATGTGGCGCTGCCTCCCTGCGTCGTACTCCAACATCATCACACCTGTGCAGCCTCGCACCTCACTTGTCTACCTGCTGTGTTCCCCTTCAGGCCCCGCCCCCACCTGCCCAGCTTCACCTGGCTCTGCCCCCAAACGTTGCAGGAAGAAGAGGCGTCCGCTGGACCTGCAGGGGGTAAAGGTCAAATACAAACGGCTTCCTTTCAGGTTCTACGACTCCACCACCAATCGCATCCTTAAGAACCCCCCCAAAGGCTCCCCATGGTGCCAAGGCCCCGCCGCCTCGGCCCCCCCGCCGCCTTGCGTCCGTCAGCTGTTTCGAAGTCTGAGTACAGACCTGAACACAGACAGAGCGCCGGTGGAGGGCTCAGCAGGGTCCtccagggtcaaaggtcacacttCAGCTGAAACCCCTTTTCTCCTGAGCACGCTCAGTGGAGATACAGTCAGGAGGCGGAGTCAGACATCTAAAACTCCGCCCCCCCGGCCTCACAACAGGTCAGagcaggggagaggggggaggaaggagaggacgaTTCCGCCACCCTCCAAAAGAAGAACCAGGGCTCAGGCCACACCCCCTTCAACTAAAAGACAAGGTCTGCGACGGACAGGCCTGAGCCCCGCCTCCCTGACCCACTGCTCCCCACCCCGACGAGGGAGAGGGCGGAGGGGGCGAAGGTAG